In one Methylocaldum szegediense genomic region, the following are encoded:
- a CDS encoding TPM domain-containing protein gives MLLAWVFATLLALVGFDVAAEVAVPPLRARVTDLTGTLKSDERAALESRLAAFEAEKGSQVAILLVPTTSPETIEQYSIRVVDAWKLGRKGIDDGVLILLALQDRTVRIEVGRGLEGAIPDAIANRIVEDVMIPYFKLGDFYGGLSKGLDSVFALIRGEPLPAPPRSERVPDENLGGLFGLSILGGIFGGRILRFLFGPLLGGLIAGVGAGLLVALFGLPILFSFFVGLFVFMAVFGGIGRVGPGGWYGGPGGFGGISRGGFPGGGGGFRGGGGGFGGGGASGRW, from the coding sequence ATGCTGCTGGCCTGGGTTTTCGCCACGCTTCTGGCACTGGTCGGATTCGATGTCGCGGCGGAGGTCGCGGTGCCGCCGCTTCGTGCCCGCGTGACCGATCTGACCGGTACTTTGAAGTCGGACGAAAGAGCCGCCCTCGAAAGTCGGTTAGCGGCTTTCGAGGCGGAGAAAGGCAGCCAGGTCGCGATCTTGTTGGTGCCGACCACAAGCCCCGAGACGATCGAGCAATATTCCATTCGTGTCGTCGATGCCTGGAAGCTGGGCCGCAAAGGGATCGACGACGGTGTCCTGATCCTCTTGGCCTTGCAAGATAGGACGGTCAGGATCGAGGTCGGACGTGGGCTGGAGGGCGCGATTCCCGATGCCATCGCCAATCGAATCGTGGAAGACGTAATGATTCCGTATTTCAAACTAGGCGATTTCTATGGAGGTCTGTCCAAAGGCCTCGACAGCGTATTCGCCCTGATTCGCGGGGAGCCTTTGCCCGCGCCTCCCCGCAGTGAACGCGTTCCCGATGAGAACCTGGGCGGACTATTCGGGCTTTCGATCCTCGGCGGCATCTTCGGCGGCCGGATACTGAGGTTTCTTTTCGGCCCTCTCCTGGGTGGACTCATCGCCGGTGTGGGTGCCGGACTGCTGGTCGCTTTGTTCGGTCTGCCGATTCTGTTTTCGTTTTTTGTCGGCTTGTTCGTGTTCATGGCGGTGTTCGGAGGAATCGGCCGCGTAGGGCCGGGCGGTTGGTACGGCGGACCCGGCGGATTCGGCGGTATCTCCAGAGGCGGATTTCCGGGGGGAGGAGGCGGATTTCGAGGTGGAGGCGGAGGTTTCGGCGGCGGCGGAGCTTCGGGGCGCTGGTGA
- the smbP gene encoding small metal-binding protein SmbP, whose amino-acid sequence METPAQGGTEAHVEEAIKHAKAAVDSGKKGDAEGVAKHAGAAKPHVEAAIQQNPNEHLTAAMKSLDSAIEHSRMGHADMAGQAAEEAVSHLKKAKE is encoded by the coding sequence GTGGAAACACCGGCACAGGGTGGCACGGAGGCTCATGTCGAAGAAGCAATCAAGCACGCCAAAGCCGCCGTCGATAGCGGCAAAAAGGGCGATGCCGAAGGTGTCGCCAAACACGCAGGCGCAGCAAAGCCTCATGTCGAAGCCGCCATTCAGCAGAACCCCAATGAACATCTGACCGCCGCGATGAAAAGCCTGGACAGCGCAATCGAGCACAGCCGCATGGGGCATGCCGATATGGCGGGGCAGGCTGCAGAAGAGGCGGTATCCCATCTCAAAAAGGCAAAGGAATAA
- a CDS encoding LemA family protein, translating into MRKLFAGLVLLYMLVLSGCGYNTLQEQDEKIKASWSEVLNQYQRRADLVPNLVNVVKGYAGHEKDVLTQVTEARSKVGSVQATPELLNDPQAFSRFQAAQRELSSALSRLMAVAENYPQLKADTLFRDLQAQLEGTENRIAVARNRYIAAVQEYNVTVRSFPTNITAWIIGMQVKPSFTVENEREISRPPTVDFGTPSPAPAPAQ; encoded by the coding sequence ATGCGCAAATTGTTCGCGGGCTTGGTCTTGTTATATATGCTCGTACTAAGCGGATGCGGGTATAACACGCTGCAGGAGCAAGACGAGAAGATCAAGGCGAGTTGGTCGGAGGTCTTGAACCAGTATCAGCGGCGGGCTGATCTGGTGCCCAACCTGGTCAACGTGGTGAAAGGTTACGCTGGGCACGAAAAGGATGTGCTGACCCAGGTGACCGAGGCGCGCTCCAAAGTGGGGTCGGTTCAGGCCACGCCGGAGCTCTTGAACGATCCGCAGGCGTTTTCCCGCTTCCAGGCGGCTCAGCGCGAACTATCCAGCGCGTTGTCACGCCTGATGGCGGTGGCGGAAAATTACCCTCAACTCAAGGCAGACACCTTGTTCCGCGACCTCCAGGCGCAACTGGAGGGTACCGAAAATCGCATCGCTGTGGCGCGCAATCGCTACATCGCGGCGGTCCAGGAGTATAACGTCACGGTCCGCTCCTTCCCTACCAACATCACCGCCTGGATCATCGGCATGCAGGTCAAGCCGAGCTTCACCGTCGAGAACGAAAGGGAAATCTCGCGTCCGCCCACGGTCGACTTCGGCACGCCGTCCCCGGCGCCTGCTCCGGCCCAATAG
- a CDS encoding argonaute/piwi family protein, translated as MKLLFIKEPRLQFAEGEHVCPRRGISTYGVYDKHSQTRRTRIHLGVVGTPHDLEVMAHWLHRMETPIAGSADERKTNRSLGFCGFNEDMGFHAKLIFNQDLQRPLRKTDIEEICRIKDRTDRIEKALKLYYEEVKFLAQNRPVDVITCVLPKNLYDSVSKDSPQEEEEQLETSISIPVELNFRRALKAKTMHLGKPLQLIRASSLDSNGPGLQDDATKAWNLATALYYKAGATNPWRLASEATRPQSCALGVAFYRSRDKTTLNTSLAQIFDELGNGLILRGTPVHLDKEDRIPRLTDEQAFTLFREALDEYWNALRNYPARVVIHKSSNFTDTEIDGFTQAAKELRIDTVDFVTILDSKFRLFRNGNYPRYRGTCLKIDEGRHVLYTRGSVWYYRMYPGLYVPQPLELRVVHSEQSSEFLAKEVMGLTKMNWNNTQFDGKYPITLSCARKVGEILKYLDDNDKPQIRYGYYM; from the coding sequence ATGAAGCTGTTGTTCATTAAAGAGCCGCGTCTGCAATTCGCCGAAGGCGAGCATGTGTGCCCGCGCAGAGGCATTTCCACCTATGGCGTCTATGACAAGCACTCCCAGACGAGACGCACGCGCATCCATCTCGGAGTAGTCGGCACGCCGCATGACTTGGAAGTGATGGCGCATTGGCTTCACAGAATGGAAACACCTATCGCCGGTTCCGCCGACGAGCGCAAGACCAATCGCTCTCTCGGATTCTGCGGATTTAATGAAGACATGGGCTTTCACGCGAAGCTGATTTTCAACCAGGACTTACAGAGACCGCTCCGCAAGACGGATATCGAAGAGATCTGCCGAATCAAAGATCGTACCGATCGGATCGAGAAAGCACTCAAGCTCTATTATGAAGAAGTCAAGTTCCTGGCGCAGAACAGGCCAGTCGATGTGATTACCTGCGTGCTGCCGAAAAACCTATACGATTCCGTCAGCAAAGACTCCCCCCAGGAAGAAGAGGAGCAGCTTGAGACCAGTATATCTATTCCCGTTGAATTGAATTTCCGCAGGGCATTGAAGGCGAAGACCATGCACCTCGGGAAACCGTTGCAACTCATTCGTGCGTCGTCCCTCGACTCAAATGGGCCAGGTCTGCAAGACGATGCGACTAAAGCTTGGAATCTCGCCACAGCACTCTATTACAAGGCGGGTGCAACAAATCCGTGGCGCTTAGCAAGCGAAGCTACGCGCCCACAATCCTGCGCATTGGGTGTGGCATTTTACCGTAGTCGCGACAAGACGACGCTGAACACGAGTTTGGCACAGATCTTTGATGAATTGGGGAACGGACTAATACTTCGTGGAACACCTGTACATCTCGATAAGGAAGACAGAATACCGCGGCTCACCGACGAGCAAGCTTTTACCTTATTCCGAGAGGCGCTAGACGAATATTGGAATGCTTTACGCAATTATCCTGCCAGAGTAGTTATCCATAAGTCGTCGAACTTCACTGACACTGAGATCGATGGGTTTACACAAGCGGCTAAAGAACTCCGTATCGACACCGTCGACTTTGTTACCATTCTGGATTCCAAGTTCCGGCTATTTCGCAACGGAAACTATCCACGGTATCGTGGGACATGTCTCAAAATCGATGAAGGCAGGCATGTGCTCTACACGCGCGGTTCGGTTTGGTATTACCGCATGTATCCGGGACTGTACGTGCCTCAACCCCTTGAGCTTCGGGTGGTCCACTCGGAACAATCATCCGAGTTCCTGGCAAAAGAAGTCATGGGCTTGACAAAAATGAACTGGAATAACACTCAGTTTGACGGCAAATATCCGATCACGCTCAGCTGCGCAAGAAAAGTTGGCGAAATCTTGAAATACCTGGACGATAACGACAAACCGCAGATTCGCTATGGCTATTATATGTAG
- a CDS encoding ribonuclease Z, which translates to MKPVFHPALVNDVFGDPAVYVDFLFEKRALLFDLGDLRNLATRKILKVRDIFVSHAHMDHFFGFDWLLRLCLGRDIRIRLFGPAGFLGQVEAKLAGYTWNLVENYDTDFTLDVTEILSETEARSARFRCQSGFRRENGYEWTIRDCVLLDEENLTVRFSLLDHKIPCLAFALQEKLHVNIRKNRLNEMKLEPGPWLQGFKHAVLAGLPGDTPIVARRQGGGEMTYCLDDLAGTIAHISTGQKIAYVTDAIYHEANAERIVRLATGADQFFIEAVFGDALTERAAQKYHLTARQAGSLARRAAVKFPVPFHFSPIYHDREYELREEFEQAFRG; encoded by the coding sequence ATGAAGCCTGTGTTCCACCCCGCGCTGGTGAACGATGTTTTCGGCGATCCGGCGGTTTATGTAGATTTCTTATTCGAAAAGCGCGCCTTGCTGTTCGATCTGGGTGATTTGCGGAATCTGGCGACGCGGAAAATCCTCAAGGTACGCGACATCTTTGTTTCCCATGCGCACATGGACCATTTCTTCGGGTTCGATTGGCTGCTGCGCCTGTGCCTCGGTCGCGACATCCGCATCCGTTTGTTCGGGCCGGCCGGTTTTCTCGGTCAGGTGGAAGCCAAGCTTGCGGGTTATACCTGGAATCTGGTGGAAAACTACGACACCGATTTCACCCTAGACGTGACCGAGATTTTGAGCGAAACCGAGGCGCGCAGCGCCCGTTTCCGTTGCCAAAGCGGCTTTCGCCGCGAAAACGGCTACGAATGGACCATTCGCGACTGTGTGCTGCTTGACGAGGAAAATCTCACGGTGCGGTTCAGCCTATTGGATCACAAAATCCCGTGTCTCGCGTTTGCGCTCCAAGAAAAGCTGCACGTCAATATCCGAAAGAACCGCCTGAACGAGATGAAGCTGGAGCCCGGTCCTTGGCTTCAGGGTTTCAAGCACGCCGTGCTCGCGGGCCTACCCGGTGATACGCCGATCGTCGCGAGGCGTCAGGGGGGCGGCGAGATGACGTATTGCCTGGACGATCTCGCTGGAACCATCGCTCACATCTCCACCGGACAGAAAATCGCTTACGTGACCGATGCCATATATCACGAGGCCAACGCCGAACGCATCGTTCGCTTGGCGACGGGCGCCGACCAGTTTTTCATCGAAGCGGTGTTCGGCGACGCGCTTACCGAACGCGCCGCGCAGAAATACCACCTGACCGCTCGCCAGGCAGGAAGCCTAGCTCGCCGTGCCGCCGTCAAATTCCCGGTGCCGTTTCATTTCTCGCCGATCTACCACGACCGCGAATACGAGCTTAGGGAAGAATTCGAGCAAGCGTTTCGCGGCTGA
- the smbP gene encoding small metal-binding protein SmbP — MRGKIVTGLLAGLFTLSLGFSAVAAEDHKAEAMKHAQAAADSGKQGNAKGVAEHAEAAKTHAAAANQENPNPHLDAAIKSLDSAIEHGNMGHADVAGKAAEEAITHLNAVKQ; from the coding sequence ATGCGTGGAAAGATCGTAACCGGGCTTCTTGCCGGTCTGTTCACATTATCCCTGGGTTTCAGCGCCGTTGCTGCCGAAGATCACAAAGCGGAAGCGATGAAACACGCCCAAGCTGCCGCTGACAGTGGCAAGCAGGGCAACGCCAAGGGCGTGGCCGAGCATGCGGAGGCCGCGAAAACGCATGCGGCAGCGGCTAATCAGGAAAACCCCAACCCGCATTTGGATGCGGCAATCAAGAGCCTCGACAGTGCGATCGAACACGGCAATATGGGGCATGCCGACGTCGCTGGAAAAGCGGCCGAGGAGGCGATAACCCATCTGAACGCCGTTAAACAGTAA
- a CDS encoding type II toxin-antitoxin system VapC family toxin: protein MRVYFDSSAFAKRYIDEAGTAEELAWCERASELALSVVAIPELISAFCRLQREGRITETQYQIIKSDLMADIADALICDTTPQVVQYAVKTPESHLLRGMDAIHLGAALACAAEVFVSADARQCRAAEGLGFQVVAL, encoded by the coding sequence ATGCGCGTCTATTTCGACTCCTCCGCCTTCGCCAAGCGGTATATCGACGAAGCGGGCACGGCGGAGGAACTGGCCTGGTGCGAGCGGGCGAGCGAACTGGCCCTTTCTGTCGTTGCCATTCCCGAACTGATTTCGGCCTTCTGCCGTCTACAACGAGAAGGACGCATCACCGAGACCCAATATCAGATCATCAAGAGCGATTTGATGGCAGATATCGCCGACGCTCTCATTTGCGACACCACGCCGCAGGTTGTCCAATACGCGGTAAAAACCCCCGAGTCCCACCTCCTGCGGGGCATGGATGCCATCCACCTGGGCGCTGCGCTGGCCTGCGCAGCCGAAGTCTTCGTTTCGGCCGACGCCCGCCAATGCCGCGCGGCTGAAGGTCTCGGCTTCCAGGTGGTGGCCTTGTGA
- a CDS encoding CoA-binding protein: MTVLSPDTVLSILSAPNTVIAVVGATDNQRKFGYAIYRDLKRKGYKAYAVNPNRTSVDGDPAYPDLARLHGKPDLVNFVVPPEVTLSVLKQCLDLGLKNVWLQPGAESPEVLEFLSAHGFNYLVNTCIMVESRIKRLT; encoded by the coding sequence ATGACCGTTTTGTCGCCCGATACTGTACTGAGCATTTTGAGTGCCCCGAATACTGTGATCGCGGTGGTTGGCGCGACGGACAATCAACGGAAATTCGGCTACGCCATCTACCGTGATCTCAAGCGCAAGGGGTACAAAGCCTATGCAGTCAACCCAAATCGCACCTCGGTCGACGGCGACCCAGCTTATCCGGACCTTGCGCGACTTCACGGCAAACCGGATCTGGTCAATTTCGTCGTTCCGCCCGAGGTGACCTTGTCCGTGTTGAAACAGTGTCTCGATCTGGGACTGAAAAACGTCTGGCTGCAACCCGGAGCGGAAAGCCCGGAAGTGCTGGAATTTCTCTCAGCCCACGGATTCAACTATCTTGTCAACACCTGCATCATGGTGGAGAGCCGAATCAAGCGCTTGACCTAA
- a CDS encoding type II toxin-antitoxin system Phd/YefM family antitoxin → MRETTFTELRKHAKAFFDLVEAGETVRVLRNGKPIAEINPIRAELPSWKRRPARPLAIGGKEISRLILDERGE, encoded by the coding sequence ATGCGTGAGACCACCTTTACCGAGCTTCGCAAACATGCCAAGGCGTTTTTCGACTTGGTCGAGGCAGGGGAAACCGTGCGCGTGCTACGCAACGGAAAACCCATCGCGGAGATCAATCCTATTCGTGCGGAGCTCCCTTCCTGGAAACGGCGCCCGGCGCGTCCGCTCGCCATCGGTGGCAAAGAGATCAGCCGGCTGATTCTAGACGAACGCGGTGAGTGA
- a CDS encoding IMPACT family protein, with product MYLIEKGSESSFTVNHSRFIGYALPCADESQLRVRLAEIASTHPNAHHLAFAYRIKTEHGIIAHFSDAGEPSGTAGKPILAHISGFDVVNALVAVVRYFGGVKLGAGGLVRAYGGTAKMALESASLIPYVEYAEVRLTIDYPKFQALTYRVEKAGGEIVSRAFGERIDLIVRVPASEAPAIARQFDDS from the coding sequence ATGTATCTCATTGAAAAAGGATCGGAATCGAGCTTCACCGTCAATCATTCACGCTTCATCGGCTACGCCTTGCCGTGTGCGGACGAATCGCAGTTGAGGGTGCGGCTGGCTGAGATTGCGTCGACACATCCGAACGCACACCACCTCGCCTTTGCCTACCGGATCAAGACCGAGCACGGCATCATCGCCCATTTCAGCGATGCCGGTGAACCGAGCGGGACGGCGGGCAAACCGATACTCGCGCATATTTCCGGTTTTGATGTCGTCAACGCTCTGGTTGCGGTCGTCCGTTACTTCGGCGGCGTGAAGTTGGGGGCAGGGGGATTGGTTCGCGCTTATGGCGGGACCGCAAAAATGGCTTTGGAAAGCGCTTCCCTGATACCGTATGTCGAATATGCCGAAGTCAGACTGACCATTGATTATCCGAAGTTTCAAGCTCTGACTTATCGGGTGGAAAAAGCGGGCGGCGAGATCGTGTCGCGCGCGTTCGGTGAGCGAATAGACCTGATTGTACGGGTGCCGGCATCCGAAGCGCCGGCCATCGCTCGGCAGTTTGATGATTCATAA
- a CDS encoding SMEK domain-containing protein: MKHLNLIDEFRTLLAQLRREVESASAMQLYDTHKVAEQVICGVMRELYGFTGLRNLNAEHGNFPGIDLADDVGRIAVQVTATPDLPKIKDTLKTFLKHGLHERYDRLIVYILTVKQDGYSQSAIDAITNGYFSFSADTDIVDYRDLCGRVPFASPAQLQAAINVLKTYLRGIPVGLADEDIDPPAEPSEVLIGNLVELYFPNVIYVAQVANEIMEKHRKGRSRNLRQTVGEFCRQAMTPVPSTYVTYNDILITFFDLNTADHPYRSVIEEGTAEKISAREFWGIDENHERVFKSLLRFSLQHRLYSERVAWYNDEKLFVFLPRNADDDVREEMWQGNRHSTRKVFERKYGEKNTSIVLMQKHLAFSVDFHRLASDWLMSITPTWFFSYGKDFKKSGYGNINLGWLKRKENNRAVLNHFRFLVEWLKSIDTDDLFSERGKRDSFLSFGDCVALKGAPFLDETLWEPLPDESEHDDPPSIQKLFG, translated from the coding sequence GTGAAACACCTCAATTTAATCGACGAATTCCGGACCCTTCTAGCGCAACTCCGCCGCGAAGTGGAATCGGCCAGCGCCATGCAGCTCTATGATACCCACAAGGTCGCCGAACAGGTAATCTGCGGTGTAATGCGCGAACTTTATGGGTTTACCGGACTACGTAATTTGAATGCCGAGCACGGCAATTTTCCGGGTATCGATCTTGCTGATGATGTCGGTCGAATCGCAGTACAAGTGACAGCCACCCCGGATCTCCCAAAGATAAAAGACACTCTGAAGACGTTTTTGAAGCACGGCTTACACGAGCGTTACGACCGCCTCATCGTTTATATCCTCACAGTCAAGCAAGACGGCTATTCGCAATCAGCCATTGATGCAATCACAAATGGCTATTTCTCTTTTTCAGCAGATACCGACATAGTTGACTATCGTGATCTGTGCGGGCGCGTACCGTTCGCTTCGCCTGCACAATTGCAGGCAGCAATAAACGTTCTCAAGACTTATCTTCGAGGAATTCCGGTTGGACTGGCTGATGAGGATATCGACCCGCCAGCAGAACCTTCGGAGGTACTGATCGGGAACCTCGTGGAACTTTATTTCCCCAACGTGATTTACGTCGCCCAGGTCGCTAACGAAATCATGGAGAAACATAGAAAGGGGAGATCGCGCAACCTAAGGCAAACCGTTGGTGAGTTTTGCCGGCAAGCGATGACACCAGTCCCATCCACCTATGTAACCTACAATGACATCTTAATTACGTTTTTTGACCTGAATACTGCCGATCACCCTTATCGATCCGTAATCGAAGAGGGGACTGCCGAGAAAATATCTGCCCGAGAATTCTGGGGAATCGACGAAAACCACGAAAGAGTGTTCAAATCGCTGCTGCGTTTTTCACTGCAGCACAGACTCTACTCAGAGCGGGTCGCATGGTACAACGACGAAAAGCTGTTCGTATTTTTGCCACGCAATGCGGATGATGATGTGCGTGAGGAGATGTGGCAAGGTAACAGGCATTCCACTCGCAAGGTATTCGAACGGAAATATGGTGAGAAGAATACCTCTATCGTACTGATGCAAAAACACCTGGCATTTTCTGTGGATTTCCACCGCTTGGCCTCCGATTGGCTGATGTCAATCACGCCGACGTGGTTCTTTAGTTACGGCAAGGACTTCAAGAAATCGGGTTACGGCAACATCAATCTAGGTTGGCTCAAACGCAAAGAGAACAATCGTGCCGTACTGAATCACTTTCGTTTTCTTGTTGAGTGGTTGAAGTCTATCGACACGGATGACCTTTTCTCGGAAAGAGGCAAGCGCGATTCCTTTCTGTCATTCGGGGACTGCGTCGCCTTAAAGGGCGCCCCCTTCTTGGACGAAACGCTCTGGGAGCCGCTTCCCGACGAATCAGAGCACGATGATCCGCCTTCTATACAAAAGCTGTTCGGTTAA
- a CDS encoding TPM domain-containing protein produces MLKNLGRILKHLCYGSWRLRRVLPRHALEAIAEAIRESEAGHGGEIRVAVEIALDWRRLLRRETPRERALEVFSDLRVWDTERNNGVLIYLLLADHDVEIVADRGIDRLVGAEAWEQICHEMEAAFRKGNFEGGILAGVRAVGAHLERHFPGPDVHGDELANYPVIIDG; encoded by the coding sequence ATGCTCAAAAATCTAGGTCGTATCCTAAAGCATCTGTGTTACGGATCCTGGCGGCTTCGGCGGGTTCTGCCGCGCCACGCGCTCGAGGCCATCGCCGAGGCGATCCGCGAAAGTGAGGCCGGGCACGGGGGAGAAATCCGCGTCGCCGTCGAAATTGCACTCGATTGGCGACGGCTGCTACGGCGCGAGACTCCGCGGGAAAGGGCTTTGGAAGTGTTTTCCGATCTCCGTGTCTGGGATACGGAACGGAACAACGGCGTTTTGATTTACCTGCTGCTTGCGGACCACGATGTCGAGATTGTCGCCGACCGGGGAATAGATCGCCTGGTTGGCGCCGAAGCCTGGGAGCAAATCTGTCACGAGATGGAGGCTGCTTTCCGAAAAGGCAATTTCGAAGGTGGTATCCTGGCCGGCGTTCGCGCCGTAGGCGCCCATCTGGAGCGGCATTTTCCGGGACCGGATGTACACGGCGACGAGCTTGCTAACTACCCGGTCATCATCGACGGTTGA
- a CDS encoding helicase HerA-like domain-containing protein: MTEPLLIAKGRNPLFMLPSMANRHGLISGATGTGKTVTLQVLAERFSRIGVPVFLSDIKGDLSGLCQPGDASPKLAERLSLLGIQDHTFTGFPVVFWDVFGEQGHPARATISEMGPLLLSRMLNLNETQEGVLPLVFKIADDSGLLLLDLKDLRAMLQFVGENAGQFTTAYGNISTASIGAIQRGLMAFESQGGDRLFGEPSLNIDDLMQTAPDGRGVVNILAADKLMQAPKVYAAFLLWLLSELFEHLPEVGDRDKPKLVFFFDEAHLLFDDAPEILLDKIEQVVRLIRSKGVGVYFVTQNPLDVPDKVLGQLGNRIQHALRAFTPRDQKAVRSAAETMRDNPELDEKTAITELGVGEALVSLLDEKGRPHIVERAFILPPQSKIGPVDAAQRKRLIGESPIAGYYEKTVDRESAYEMLKVRAAEDLQRRAGEAGRPDSRPAAKGIFDTLGSILGTPSRGKGKQRESAMEAFAKSAARSIGRELGRELLRGVLGSLSGRRR, from the coding sequence ATGACCGAACCATTGTTGATCGCCAAAGGCCGGAATCCTCTTTTCATGCTGCCGTCCATGGCCAACCGCCACGGCCTGATCAGCGGGGCGACTGGCACCGGCAAGACCGTTACGCTGCAGGTGCTGGCGGAGCGTTTCAGCCGTATCGGCGTGCCGGTGTTCTTGTCGGACATCAAGGGTGACCTATCGGGGCTGTGCCAGCCCGGGGACGCTAGCCCGAAATTGGCCGAGCGACTTTCCCTGCTCGGTATCCAGGACCACACATTCACAGGGTTTCCGGTCGTGTTTTGGGATGTTTTCGGCGAGCAGGGACATCCAGCTCGGGCGACCATTTCGGAAATGGGACCCTTGCTGCTCTCGCGCATGCTCAATCTGAACGAAACCCAGGAAGGCGTGCTCCCCCTAGTGTTCAAGATCGCGGACGATAGCGGCTTGCTCTTGCTCGATTTGAAGGATTTGCGCGCAATGCTCCAGTTTGTGGGCGAAAACGCGGGTCAATTCACAACCGCCTACGGCAACATCTCCACCGCCAGCATCGGCGCTATCCAGCGCGGTTTGATGGCCTTTGAAAGCCAGGGGGGAGATCGATTGTTCGGCGAACCCTCCCTGAACATCGACGATCTCATGCAAACCGCGCCGGACGGACGGGGCGTGGTCAATATCCTCGCCGCTGACAAGCTCATGCAGGCACCGAAAGTCTATGCCGCGTTTCTGCTCTGGCTGTTGTCGGAGCTGTTCGAGCACCTGCCGGAAGTGGGTGACCGCGACAAGCCCAAGCTGGTGTTCTTTTTCGACGAGGCGCATTTGCTGTTCGACGACGCTCCTGAGATTTTGCTGGACAAAATCGAGCAAGTCGTGCGTCTGATCCGCTCCAAGGGCGTAGGCGTTTATTTCGTGACTCAGAACCCTTTAGATGTGCCGGACAAGGTTTTGGGCCAACTCGGCAACCGCATTCAGCACGCACTCAGAGCCTTCACGCCGCGCGATCAGAAAGCAGTTCGGTCGGCCGCCGAAACCATGCGCGACAATCCGGAGCTGGACGAAAAAACCGCGATTACCGAGCTGGGGGTGGGCGAAGCCCTGGTCTCGCTGCTCGACGAGAAGGGCCGCCCGCACATCGTCGAGCGGGCCTTCATTCTGCCGCCTCAAAGCAAGATCGGCCCCGTCGATGCCGCTCAACGAAAGCGACTGATCGGCGAGTCGCCCATCGCTGGCTATTACGAAAAGACCGTGGATCGAGAGTCTGCATACGAAATGCTCAAAGTGCGTGCTGCTGAGGATCTCCAGCGAAGAGCCGGAGAAGCCGGTCGTCCTGATTCCAGACCGGCAGCCAAGGGCATTTTCGATACGCTCGGCAGCATTCTCGGTACTCCGTCGCGAGGCAAGGGCAAACAGCGGGAGTCGGCCATGGAAGCCTTCGCCAAGAGCGCCGCCAGAAGCATTGGCCGCGAACTGGGACGGGAACTTCTACGCGGCGTGCTCGGATCTTTGAGCGGGCGAAGACGGTGA